In Pelagicoccus albus, the following are encoded in one genomic region:
- the queG gene encoding tRNA epoxyqueuosine(34) reductase QueG: MISSEEKEQLRSEFLNLGFDVVRFSDLNPVDDDRLREWIEAGYHADMEWMARSLEKRLDPSLVLEAACSVIMLGVNYLPPAGDAATTQKGFAKYSLYRDYHDTVLAGLKEAGKLLEERFGLGPREYRYYVDTGPVVERGWAAAAGLGWQGKNGMLISKEHGNWLLLASIFVPLEFENDGPLQKGRPDKDAEPELGLLCGKCTRCMDACPTNAIIEPGLVDTRKCISYHTIENKGAIPRELRSKFGSRVYGCDICLDVCPWNRFAQAGRQELLESRYAVAELGLLDLLKMDIETFREVFRKMPVKRTKLRGLKRNACVAAGNLLREEYWWPKDGASREVFLEDVKRVLLELAETDEEPLVRSHAVWAVYQLCGDEADALLAKAKAKEEDDSVLAEYLQG, encoded by the coding sequence ATGATCTCCTCGGAAGAGAAGGAACAGCTTAGGTCCGAGTTCTTGAATCTCGGATTCGATGTGGTTCGTTTCTCAGATCTCAACCCCGTGGATGATGACCGGCTTCGTGAATGGATCGAGGCCGGATATCATGCGGATATGGAGTGGATGGCTCGGTCGCTCGAAAAGAGACTGGATCCTAGCCTCGTTTTAGAGGCGGCTTGCTCGGTGATTATGCTCGGGGTCAATTATTTGCCACCTGCTGGGGACGCGGCGACCACACAAAAGGGCTTCGCGAAATACTCCCTGTATCGGGATTATCACGACACGGTTTTGGCTGGCCTGAAAGAAGCTGGGAAACTTCTCGAGGAGCGGTTCGGTCTTGGTCCGCGAGAGTACCGTTACTATGTCGATACCGGGCCGGTGGTCGAGCGTGGCTGGGCTGCCGCGGCCGGCTTGGGTTGGCAAGGGAAGAACGGGATGCTGATCTCTAAGGAGCATGGGAACTGGCTGCTCTTGGCTAGCATCTTTGTGCCGCTCGAATTTGAGAATGATGGTCCGCTGCAAAAGGGGAGACCTGACAAGGACGCGGAGCCAGAGCTGGGGCTACTTTGCGGAAAATGTACCCGATGCATGGATGCGTGTCCGACGAATGCGATTATCGAGCCGGGGCTTGTCGATACGCGAAAGTGCATTTCCTATCACACCATCGAGAACAAGGGGGCGATCCCTCGCGAGTTGAGGTCGAAATTCGGATCCCGAGTCTATGGTTGCGACATCTGTCTGGACGTTTGCCCTTGGAACCGCTTTGCCCAAGCCGGCCGCCAAGAGCTGTTGGAATCTCGCTACGCAGTGGCAGAGCTAGGGTTGCTGGACCTGCTGAAAATGGATATCGAAACGTTTCGCGAGGTATTTCGGAAAATGCCTGTTAAGCGAACGAAGCTGCGTGGCTTGAAGCGGAATGCATGTGTCGCTGCCGGTAACCTTTTGCGGGAAGAGTACTGGTGGCCAAAAGATGGCGCGTCACGAGAGGTGTTTCTAGAAGATGTGAAGCGAGTGTTGCTCGAACTGGCGGAGACCGATGAGGAACCGTTGGTTCGTAGTCATGCTGTTTGGGCAGTGTATCAACTTTGCGGAGACGAAGCTGACGCTCTATTGGCAAAGGCGAAAGCCAAAGAGGAAGATGACTCCGTTTTGGCTGAGTATCTCCAAGGCTAA
- a CDS encoding acyl-CoA thioesterase, with translation MIESVSEVRVRYAETDMMGIVYHANYLPWMEIGRTEMLRENGLPYKEIEDQGLMLPVLAVDLQYKRPAKYDDIVTVVSRIEEKPTLKIKITYELKREEELLATGSTTHVFMNQHGQPVKPPPYFRDALDKHFA, from the coding sequence ATGATCGAGAGTGTCTCCGAAGTTCGAGTACGTTACGCCGAAACCGATATGATGGGTATCGTCTATCACGCCAACTACCTGCCATGGATGGAGATCGGCAGAACCGAAATGCTTCGCGAAAACGGTCTACCCTACAAAGAGATCGAAGACCAAGGCCTGATGCTTCCAGTACTGGCGGTCGACTTGCAATACAAGCGTCCCGCAAAATACGACGACATTGTAACAGTCGTTTCTCGCATCGAAGAAAAGCCGACTCTCAAAATTAAAATCACCTACGAGCTGAAACGTGAAGAAGAGCTGCTCGCCACCGGATCGACTACCCACGTTTTCATGAACCAACACGGACAGCCAGTTAAGCCACCGCCTTACTTCAGGGACGCTCTGGATAAGCACTTCGCTTAG
- a CDS encoding glycosyltransferase family 4 protein, translated as MRTEPTNSGRIPEMEFTDKAPILILTHEFAPTKGGIATFTEEMARAAAKLGRKVEVWAPRVDGWEEEDYPFKIRRLDLKGSQDLRCQIKLAREMIKRRRQLRKAIVYLCEPGPLLAMCHLQYFRSFQPGKLILTFHGTEIQTFASHPGKRMAMNSLIKRADRISTPSEYTHKLLKGSFPHSKRKTFLTPGALRSDFAENEDRPSRKSKRVHILTVGRLHPRKGQSFILNALIQLPRALRRQVTFWVVGTGKKHGYEEELRQLAEQADFGVTFFGDVTNDQLEDIYARADIFSMTSINFRKSVEGFGLVYLEAAAHGLPIVAHKVGGVAEAVSDGENGILVEPENQEQLTAAFAQLIQDRSLREKMGANGRKWARRNSWIRSADLLFNRWDITIDPTIEKFEHHAELVSDSL; from the coding sequence ATGCGAACTGAGCCAACTAACTCGGGTCGCATACCCGAAATGGAATTCACGGACAAAGCACCGATCCTAATTCTCACTCATGAGTTCGCTCCCACCAAAGGTGGGATAGCAACCTTCACTGAGGAGATGGCGCGTGCAGCTGCCAAGTTAGGCAGAAAAGTTGAAGTGTGGGCCCCACGAGTTGATGGTTGGGAGGAAGAAGATTACCCTTTTAAAATCAGACGCTTAGACCTCAAAGGCAGCCAAGATCTGCGGTGTCAGATCAAACTGGCGAGGGAGATGATAAAACGCCGCCGCCAGCTCCGCAAAGCCATCGTCTACTTGTGCGAGCCGGGCCCCCTTCTGGCCATGTGCCACCTCCAGTACTTTAGGTCCTTTCAACCCGGCAAATTGATACTGACCTTCCACGGCACCGAGATCCAGACCTTCGCATCCCATCCGGGGAAACGAATGGCCATGAATTCGCTGATCAAACGGGCTGATCGAATTAGCACCCCATCCGAATACACTCACAAGCTCCTCAAGGGCAGCTTCCCTCACTCGAAACGGAAAACTTTCCTAACGCCGGGAGCGCTCCGTTCCGACTTCGCAGAAAACGAGGATAGGCCTAGCCGCAAATCAAAACGCGTCCACATCCTTACAGTCGGACGTTTACACCCTCGCAAAGGGCAGAGCTTTATCTTGAACGCTCTGATACAGCTACCGCGTGCTCTTCGTCGTCAAGTGACCTTCTGGGTCGTCGGAACCGGCAAGAAACATGGATACGAAGAAGAACTTCGCCAGCTCGCTGAGCAAGCCGACTTCGGAGTGACCTTCTTTGGCGACGTCACCAACGATCAGCTGGAGGACATTTACGCACGAGCGGACATTTTCTCTATGACGAGCATCAACTTCCGCAAAAGCGTAGAGGGATTTGGTCTCGTTTATCTGGAAGCAGCTGCCCACGGGCTACCTATTGTTGCCCATAAAGTGGGAGGAGTCGCCGAAGCCGTGTCCGACGGTGAAAACGGAATACTGGTGGAGCCCGAAAACCAGGAGCAACTCACGGCCGCTTTCGCCCAACTCATCCAAGATCGAAGCCTGCGAGAAAAGATGGGGGCCAACGGTAGGAAATGGGCTCGTCGCAACTCCTGGATACGCTCCGCTGATCTACTCTTCAATCGCTGGGACATCACCATAGATCCCACCATCGAAAAGTTTGAGCATCACGCTGAGCTCGTTTCGGACAGCCTCTGA
- a CDS encoding phosphopantetheine-binding protein, protein MSNEGIKPKLAQTPPDESADEQLKDTLKRCSPETIAAALAFRKSGDVELVPTVVLGIVERFLEPDQVDTLRNGDDSTKFMEDLGMDSLTMFEAIMMVEESLGVSIKNEELWDLRTVGDLKAFISSKLTGDPVESKAKFYPIEEIAAIMPQQTPFLFLQTAEIEGSKATGTYEISGKEAFLEGHFKGNPVFPASIMLEALGQLGVFHFLKTESEGGANSIFFTGADGVRCFRVCKPGDTLELSVELKRTREPMVVYSGKITVKGEKTAVADEITLIVAPEESE, encoded by the coding sequence ATGTCAAACGAGGGAATCAAACCAAAACTAGCACAGACACCGCCAGACGAAAGTGCGGACGAACAACTGAAGGACACGCTAAAGCGTTGCTCCCCAGAAACTATTGCAGCAGCCCTAGCCTTTAGGAAGAGCGGAGATGTTGAACTCGTCCCGACCGTTGTTTTGGGAATCGTGGAGCGCTTTTTGGAGCCCGATCAGGTAGACACCTTGAGGAATGGCGATGATTCGACCAAATTCATGGAAGATTTGGGCATGGACTCGCTGACAATGTTCGAAGCGATCATGATGGTTGAGGAATCCCTCGGTGTTAGCATCAAAAATGAGGAGCTTTGGGATCTGCGAACAGTTGGAGATTTGAAAGCGTTCATCTCATCCAAGTTGACTGGCGATCCGGTCGAATCGAAAGCGAAGTTCTACCCGATCGAGGAGATCGCGGCGATCATGCCGCAGCAGACACCTTTCCTCTTTCTTCAGACTGCGGAGATAGAAGGAAGCAAGGCGACTGGGACCTACGAAATTTCGGGCAAGGAAGCATTCCTGGAAGGTCACTTCAAAGGAAACCCTGTTTTTCCAGCATCTATCATGCTGGAAGCTCTGGGGCAGTTGGGCGTTTTTCACTTCCTGAAAACGGAATCGGAAGGTGGGGCGAATTCCATTTTCTTCACGGGAGCGGATGGCGTTCGCTGTTTTCGGGTATGCAAGCCAGGCGACACCTTAGAGCTAAGCGTAGAGCTCAAGCGCACCCGTGAGCCCATGGTGGTTTACTCTGGAAAGATCACGGTGAAGGGCGAAAAGACGGCAGTGGCGGATGAGATCACTTTGATCGTTGCCCCTGAAGAGTCTGAGTAG
- a CDS encoding beta-ketoacyl-[acyl-carrier-protein] synthase family protein, protein MGIQRVFVTGIGIVSSIGNDEASVAESLRELRHGFAPFVQESVKTPGNVKLAGTVKGFDVSSPDFEDWTLPAPYRIRRDVLRSLPPHGTYVHVAMAQAIEAAKLEQADVSNLDTGIYTSSAGSTRLLYQNSKRLHEVGPMRCPPTGIVSSIAGTLSFNLVAQFKIRGNSCGFSSACASSGHALGFAYDDIALGRQKRMFVAAGEDINDESLLPFAGMRALSLESEPEKASCPFDRNRNGFVSTGGGAVLVLESEEEVNRRGVQPYAELLGWGQASDGHNVAMSHPEGVGLSEAIRRALRSANLDAGEVDYINAHATSTMIGDLSEGRALKEVFSNEGHSPKISSTKALTGHGLSLASALEASILSLAFKEGFTPGSAHIRELDEEFASLNIIRETLAEAPSVALSNSSGFGGANVTLAFRKV, encoded by the coding sequence ATGGGAATTCAACGAGTATTTGTAACAGGCATCGGAATTGTCAGCAGCATCGGTAACGATGAGGCTAGCGTAGCGGAGAGCTTGAGAGAGCTTCGCCACGGTTTCGCTCCGTTTGTGCAGGAATCCGTCAAGACGCCGGGCAATGTAAAGTTGGCTGGCACCGTCAAGGGATTCGACGTGAGCTCACCCGATTTCGAAGACTGGACACTGCCAGCTCCCTACCGAATCCGCAGAGACGTTTTGCGCTCGTTGCCTCCGCACGGGACCTATGTGCATGTGGCTATGGCTCAAGCGATCGAAGCGGCCAAATTGGAGCAAGCGGACGTTTCCAATCTGGATACGGGCATATACACTTCCTCCGCTGGATCGACTCGCTTGCTCTACCAAAATTCCAAGCGCCTGCACGAAGTCGGCCCCATGCGTTGCCCTCCGACGGGCATTGTATCGTCGATCGCTGGAACCTTGAGTTTCAACTTGGTCGCGCAGTTTAAGATACGAGGTAATTCCTGCGGTTTTTCCTCGGCCTGCGCTTCGTCGGGTCATGCTCTCGGCTTCGCTTACGACGACATCGCTCTGGGGCGTCAGAAGCGTATGTTCGTGGCTGCGGGAGAGGACATAAACGACGAATCGCTGCTGCCATTTGCCGGGATGCGAGCCTTGTCGTTGGAATCTGAGCCTGAGAAGGCTTCCTGTCCTTTCGACCGAAACCGGAATGGATTTGTCAGCACCGGCGGAGGCGCGGTGCTAGTGCTGGAAAGCGAAGAGGAAGTGAACCGTCGCGGCGTGCAGCCGTATGCAGAATTGCTTGGTTGGGGACAGGCCAGCGATGGGCATAATGTGGCGATGTCTCATCCGGAAGGGGTTGGCTTGTCGGAAGCGATTCGGCGGGCTTTGCGTTCGGCCAATTTAGATGCTGGCGAAGTCGATTATATCAATGCCCATGCGACTTCCACCATGATTGGAGACTTGAGCGAAGGTCGTGCCTTGAAGGAGGTTTTTAGCAATGAAGGCCACTCTCCGAAGATCTCCAGCACCAAAGCGTTGACTGGACATGGACTCTCTCTAGCGAGCGCATTGGAAGCGTCGATTTTATCCCTCGCGTTCAAGGAAGGATTCACGCCTGGCTCGGCTCACATCCGTGAGTTGGACGAGGAGTTTGCCAGCTTGAATATCATTCGAGAAACTTTGGCGGAAGCTCCCAGCGTTGCTTTGAGCAACAGCAGTGGTTTCGGCGGCGCGAATGTGACCCTCGCTTTTCGCAAGGTTTAA
- the recD2 gene encoding SF1B family DNA helicase RecD2 has protein sequence MPAVPNTESLSGVLERIIFFNEENNYTIAELRPGDGSEKTVVTGQLGGVQCGETVKLLGSWTKHPTHGPQFKISSFKSELPASIYGIRKYLGSGLVKGVSKGLAERIVDRFGDDTLRVISEESAKLQEVSGIGKQRARSIKEAWDEQVVQRELFIFGQTYGLSPALCLRMYKQFGPEATTVLRTEPYRAAREVQGIGFKTADKIAINTGIPNDSPQRVDAGIEFVLQELQDEGHTAYPHEDLIAQASGTLQTDLEVIQTGMARLLESKALRSTKAHDGRAYLQLPFNFFAEEKIALAIKRLKGTPSALPPIKRDIAVDWAQEKAGFEFGDSQKDAIKGSLANKVFILTGGPGTGKTTILQAVVSILKAKKSKILLAAPTGRAAQRLAESTRAYAQTIHRLLKFDPSQGGFVMNENKPLSADVVIVDEASMLDARLAAALFQAIPSNAHLILVGDVDQLPSVGAGNVLKDLIASRKIRYVTLDVVFRQKKFSSIVHYAHAINRGEVSLPTALEDVRQLDPKKDFQFVSASDQADAARKVAEVFKSFVRDELCLDPVADAQTLAPMHRGLAGVGNLNQTLQEALNKNREAIPFGALKFRVGDKVIQTRNNYDKNIFNGDIGIVTGLDGVNGLLDVDFDGIEATFDKSEMIDLQLAYAVSIHKSQGSEYPVVVIPLLKAHFMMLQRNLIYTAVTRGKKKIIIVGETAAYAMAVRNSDAKSRSTLLQEFLRQGSSLSF, from the coding sequence TTGCCAGCCGTCCCAAATACCGAATCTCTCTCCGGCGTCCTCGAACGGATCATTTTCTTCAACGAAGAAAATAACTATACCATCGCGGAACTCAGACCGGGAGACGGCTCGGAGAAGACCGTCGTAACGGGCCAGCTGGGAGGCGTGCAGTGCGGCGAAACCGTCAAGCTACTTGGATCCTGGACCAAACATCCGACCCACGGACCACAGTTCAAGATCAGCTCCTTCAAGTCGGAACTTCCCGCCTCCATCTACGGGATTCGCAAATACCTGGGCAGCGGACTAGTCAAAGGCGTCTCCAAAGGCTTAGCTGAACGCATCGTGGATCGCTTCGGAGACGACACGCTGAGAGTGATCTCCGAAGAATCGGCGAAACTCCAAGAGGTCAGCGGCATCGGAAAGCAAAGGGCTCGTTCGATCAAAGAAGCGTGGGACGAGCAGGTCGTTCAACGAGAGCTCTTTATCTTCGGTCAAACCTATGGGCTTTCCCCTGCCCTCTGCCTTCGCATGTACAAGCAATTCGGTCCGGAGGCCACCACCGTACTTCGGACCGAACCCTACCGAGCTGCCCGCGAGGTTCAGGGCATTGGCTTTAAGACCGCCGACAAGATCGCCATAAACACTGGTATCCCCAACGATAGCCCACAGCGCGTGGATGCCGGGATCGAGTTCGTATTGCAAGAGCTCCAAGACGAAGGCCACACCGCCTACCCTCACGAAGACCTCATTGCTCAAGCTTCCGGGACCTTGCAGACCGATCTGGAGGTAATCCAAACAGGAATGGCACGGCTCCTCGAATCAAAAGCCCTCCGATCGACCAAGGCCCACGATGGTCGTGCTTATCTGCAATTGCCCTTCAATTTCTTCGCGGAGGAGAAAATCGCCCTCGCCATAAAAAGGCTCAAAGGAACTCCTAGCGCCCTGCCCCCAATCAAACGCGACATCGCAGTGGACTGGGCTCAAGAGAAGGCTGGTTTCGAATTTGGAGACTCCCAAAAGGACGCCATCAAAGGGTCCCTTGCCAACAAGGTCTTTATCCTGACCGGAGGACCGGGCACCGGGAAAACGACCATTCTGCAGGCCGTCGTTTCCATTCTGAAAGCGAAGAAATCGAAAATCCTACTCGCTGCCCCGACTGGTCGCGCGGCCCAGCGTTTGGCGGAATCAACCCGAGCCTACGCCCAAACCATCCACCGACTCTTGAAGTTCGATCCTTCACAAGGTGGATTTGTAATGAACGAAAACAAACCACTGTCTGCGGACGTGGTAATCGTAGACGAGGCCTCCATGCTCGACGCCCGTCTGGCTGCGGCCCTTTTTCAAGCCATTCCCTCGAACGCCCACCTAATTCTGGTCGGAGACGTTGATCAGCTCCCATCGGTCGGAGCCGGGAACGTACTTAAGGATCTAATCGCATCCCGCAAAATTCGCTACGTCACCTTGGACGTCGTATTTCGCCAAAAGAAATTCAGCTCCATCGTCCATTACGCCCACGCCATCAACCGGGGCGAAGTCTCTCTGCCGACCGCTTTGGAGGACGTTCGGCAGTTGGATCCGAAAAAGGACTTCCAGTTCGTTTCCGCAAGCGACCAAGCAGACGCGGCACGAAAAGTGGCAGAGGTATTCAAGTCGTTCGTGCGAGACGAGCTTTGCCTCGATCCCGTAGCCGACGCCCAAACCTTGGCTCCGATGCATCGGGGCTTGGCCGGCGTCGGAAACCTGAACCAAACCTTGCAAGAGGCCCTCAATAAAAACCGCGAAGCGATCCCCTTCGGCGCCCTCAAGTTCAGAGTGGGCGACAAAGTCATCCAGACCCGCAATAACTACGACAAGAACATCTTCAACGGGGACATCGGCATCGTCACCGGACTGGATGGGGTGAACGGCTTGCTAGACGTGGATTTCGATGGAATCGAAGCCACCTTTGACAAATCCGAGATGATCGACCTGCAGCTCGCCTATGCGGTCAGCATACACAAGTCGCAAGGCAGCGAATATCCGGTCGTTGTAATCCCGCTTCTGAAAGCTCACTTCATGATGCTTCAGCGAAACCTCATCTACACCGCAGTCACTCGCGGGAAAAAGAAGATAATAATCGTCGGGGAAACCGCCGCCTACGCAATGGCCGTCAGGAACTCGGACGCCAAGTCACGTAGCACGCTACTGCAAGAGTTTCTGAGGCAAGGTAGCAGCCTTAGCTTTTGA
- a CDS encoding HAD family hydrolase, which produces MQVSPKQIRGILIDMDGTFVDHIQTITRCFQCACRELGYPEPSPEKVLRSIGGSMPVTIQKFLPPEQVEAGKEIWRRRFEEIHLQGVVVLPGATELLETCRAKEMKAGIFTNKTGTHTRAIIENEGFTEMLDFVLGAEDTPYRKPQPEFTAAAIEKIGIPGKGLAMIGDSPFDIKAGKAGGMTTLCVTTGSHSRAELEAEGADLVFDSLAEIAVWLDS; this is translated from the coding sequence ATGCAAGTATCACCTAAACAAATTCGCGGAATACTAATCGATATGGACGGCACCTTCGTCGACCATATCCAAACCATAACACGTTGCTTCCAATGCGCTTGTCGCGAGCTCGGATACCCGGAACCTTCGCCGGAAAAGGTGCTTCGAAGTATCGGTGGCTCAATGCCCGTCACTATCCAGAAGTTCCTCCCCCCCGAGCAGGTCGAGGCGGGAAAAGAAATTTGGCGCCGCCGTTTCGAAGAAATCCATCTGCAAGGAGTGGTCGTCCTTCCAGGAGCAACAGAGCTGCTGGAAACCTGCCGCGCGAAAGAGATGAAAGCGGGAATCTTCACCAACAAGACCGGCACTCATACTCGCGCTATCATCGAAAACGAAGGCTTCACCGAGATGTTGGACTTCGTACTCGGAGCAGAGGACACGCCCTACCGCAAGCCCCAGCCAGAGTTTACCGCCGCAGCGATCGAAAAGATTGGGATTCCCGGAAAGGGCCTCGCCATGATCGGCGACTCGCCCTTCGACATCAAAGCCGGCAAGGCGGGCGGCATGACTACACTTTGTGTCACCACTGGTTCGCATTCTCGCGCTGAACTGGAAGCAGAGGGAGCAGATTTAGTCTTCGATTCGCTGGCTGAAATCGCGGTCTGGCTCGATTCCTAG
- a CDS encoding fatty acid desaturase, translating into MRIKNWGIFAFIAGYHVLLLALLPAYISVFSWESLVLFGITWAISVFSITAGYHRLFSHNTYKAKPVYEWACLISSSLAIEASALQWSHDHRIHHSHVDTDKDPYSIKKGFWYAHIWWMFTYNDPIDERLVKDLLKNPRVMFQHNHYGLMTIAVNLLVVGIGCFFMHPIAALFAGFFMRLFAIHHCTWFINSLCHVWGARTYAKELSAVDNAILAFFTFGEGYHNYHHTMANDYRNGVRWYHFDPTKWLIWSASKLGLVSDLRWVSDVKLRQILVKKDKNLLLERICQEIDETSKELQNKLVSLSDNFEEKASALMAKVRELKNATEERRKLLEIEIRQHKMELHAMWKSWIKLTELTSARYELEHAH; encoded by the coding sequence ATGCGCATTAAAAATTGGGGAATATTCGCTTTCATCGCTGGCTATCACGTTTTGCTGCTGGCGCTACTACCAGCTTACATCTCGGTGTTCAGTTGGGAATCGCTTGTGCTTTTCGGAATCACATGGGCAATTTCGGTGTTTTCAATCACCGCTGGCTACCATCGTCTGTTTTCGCACAACACCTACAAGGCCAAGCCTGTTTATGAATGGGCATGCTTGATTTCTTCCAGCCTCGCTATCGAGGCGTCCGCCTTGCAGTGGTCGCATGACCATCGTATCCACCACAGTCACGTCGATACCGATAAGGACCCTTACAGCATCAAAAAGGGATTCTGGTACGCTCACATCTGGTGGATGTTTACTTACAACGATCCCATCGACGAGCGTCTGGTTAAGGACCTGTTGAAGAATCCGCGGGTCATGTTCCAGCACAACCACTATGGGCTGATGACTATCGCTGTGAATCTGCTTGTGGTAGGTATTGGATGTTTCTTCATGCACCCGATTGCGGCTCTATTCGCTGGTTTCTTCATGCGACTTTTCGCTATCCATCACTGCACTTGGTTCATCAACAGCCTCTGTCATGTATGGGGAGCTCGGACCTATGCGAAGGAGCTTTCTGCCGTGGATAACGCGATCCTCGCATTCTTCACTTTTGGAGAGGGCTACCACAACTATCACCACACGATGGCGAATGACTACCGTAACGGCGTGCGTTGGTACCATTTTGATCCGACCAAGTGGTTGATTTGGTCCGCTTCCAAGCTCGGACTCGTTTCCGATCTCCGTTGGGTGAGTGACGTGAAACTTCGCCAGATTCTGGTCAAGAAGGACAAAAATCTTCTTCTCGAGCGGATTTGCCAAGAGATCGACGAGACTTCCAAGGAGTTGCAAAACAAGCTTGTTAGTCTTTCCGACAATTTCGAAGAAAAGGCATCCGCTTTGATGGCGAAGGTTCGCGAGCTAAAGAACGCGACAGAAGAGCGTCGCAAACTCCTCGAGATCGAGATCCGCCAGCACAAGATGGAGCTACATGCGATGTGGAAGTCCTGGATCAAGCTTACAGAGCTCACCTCCGCCCGCTACGAGCTCGAACACGCTCACTAG
- the abc-f gene encoding ribosomal protection-like ABC-F family protein: MIGLKNLHLRYGEKVIFGDVSLTIGVRDRIGLVGSNGAGKSTLLKLMLGEIEIDGGELEKPDWVTLGYLPQDGIEVRGRTLYKEVETAFDDALELQAKIDEADEKLAEMDTSSEEYYDMIDMIGGWEQKLEEYEPEKMKSKIERVLMGLGFSSGDMDRDTGEFSGGWQMRIALAKLLLRQPSLLLLDEPTNHLDIIAQNWFEDYLTRYEGSIMVISHDRAFLDTITNRTLHLSLGRIESFKGNYSFYVKESQVRLDALRKQKANQEKEIQRQKDFINRFRSNVKKASMVQSRIKALEKMEIIEMPKTEKKIYFRFPEPPPSSQKVIELVNMSKSYGSIEVFKNFNFHIDKGDRIAVVGVNGAGKSTLARVLAGIEPFQEGERVVGLNTVLAYFAQQQAEELDPKKTALEEVEAAAAEAGHEDANPRGVLGALLFRKDDVFKPTTVLSGGERNRLALAKILMRRANTIILDEPTNHLDIRSKETLQDAIKAFEGTVILVSHDRDFLDPLVNKVLEVRKDGTRLLTCNVSEYIARIEEENSGKS; this comes from the coding sequence ATGATCGGACTCAAGAACCTCCACCTTCGCTACGGCGAAAAAGTCATTTTTGGCGATGTATCGCTCACGATCGGCGTACGCGACCGCATCGGCCTTGTCGGCTCCAACGGCGCTGGCAAATCGACCTTGCTTAAGCTAATGTTGGGCGAGATAGAAATCGATGGAGGCGAGCTCGAAAAGCCAGATTGGGTCACCTTGGGCTATCTGCCTCAGGACGGAATCGAGGTGAGGGGGCGTACCTTGTACAAGGAGGTCGAAACCGCTTTCGACGATGCCCTCGAGCTGCAGGCGAAGATCGACGAAGCTGATGAAAAGTTGGCTGAGATGGATACCAGCTCCGAAGAGTACTACGACATGATCGACATGATCGGAGGCTGGGAGCAAAAGCTCGAAGAGTACGAGCCGGAGAAGATGAAGTCCAAGATCGAGCGTGTTTTGATGGGCCTTGGTTTCAGCTCAGGCGACATGGACCGCGACACGGGCGAGTTTTCGGGTGGTTGGCAAATGCGTATTGCACTTGCGAAGCTCCTTCTGCGTCAACCTTCGCTACTGCTCCTTGACGAACCGACGAACCATCTGGATATCATTGCCCAAAATTGGTTCGAAGATTACCTGACTCGTTATGAAGGGTCTATCATGGTTATCTCTCACGACCGAGCTTTCCTAGATACGATAACAAATCGTACCCTGCATCTCAGTCTCGGTCGAATCGAATCCTTCAAGGGGAACTACAGCTTCTACGTTAAAGAGTCGCAGGTTCGTCTGGATGCTCTGCGGAAGCAAAAGGCTAACCAAGAGAAGGAGATTCAGCGTCAGAAAGACTTCATCAACCGATTCCGTTCCAACGTCAAAAAGGCATCCATGGTGCAGAGCCGTATTAAGGCTCTCGAGAAAATGGAAATTATCGAGATGCCGAAGACGGAGAAAAAGATCTACTTCCGGTTTCCTGAGCCACCTCCTAGTAGCCAGAAGGTTATCGAGTTGGTCAACATGTCGAAGAGCTACGGCTCGATCGAGGTTTTCAAAAACTTCAATTTCCACATCGACAAGGGCGACCGGATCGCGGTGGTGGGTGTCAACGGTGCTGGTAAGTCGACTTTGGCTCGCGTGCTGGCAGGGATCGAGCCCTTCCAGGAGGGTGAACGTGTCGTGGGACTAAATACAGTACTGGCCTACTTCGCTCAGCAGCAGGCGGAGGAACTCGATCCGAAGAAAACCGCATTGGAAGAAGTGGAAGCTGCCGCTGCGGAAGCGGGACATGAAGACGCGAATCCACGCGGAGTTTTAGGTGCACTTTTGTTCCGCAAGGACGACGTTTTCAAACCCACTACGGTGCTATCTGGAGGGGAACGGAATCGCTTGGCTTTGGCTAAAATTCTCATGCGCCGAGCCAATACCATCATTTTGGACGAACCGACCAACCACTTGGATATCCGAAGCAAGGAAACGCTGCAGGACGCAATCAAGGCCTTCGAAGGAACCGTAATCCTAGTCAGTCACGACCGTGATTTCCTTGACCCGTTGGTTAACAAGGTGCTGGAGGTTCGCAAGGATGGCACTCGTTTGCTGACGTGTAATGTTTCTGAATACATTGCCCGAATCGAGGAGGAGAATTCAGGCAAGAGCTAA